CACCTTCCTTCACGACCGGGCTCCGACTGACATCACAACCCGTCCAATACGCACCCTCAGCGACCCTCACAGCATTCTAAAAACCAAAGCAATCAGCCAGACTCCACTGAAAAAGCCCGCCCCTTTCGGGACGGGCCTTTCTCTTTGCTCAGGCAGGGTCAACCCCCACCCTCGATCATCACTCGATGATCTTGGCCACCACGCCGGCGCCGACCGTGCGGCCACCTTCGCGGATGGCGAAGCGCAGCTTTTCTTCCATCGCGATCGGGGCGATCAGCTCAACCTCGAATTTCAGGTTGTCGCCCGGCATCACCATCTCGGTGCCTTCCGGAAGCGTCACCGAACCGGTCACATCCGTCGTGCGGAAGTAGAATTGCGGACGGTAATTCGCGAAGAACGGCGTGTGGCGGCCACCTTCTTCCTTGGTCAGGATATAGGCCTCGGCCTCGAACTTCGTGTGCGGCTTCACCGAACCCGGCTTGCACAGAACCTGACCGCGCTCAACGCCGTCACGCTCGATCCCGCGCAGCAGAGCGCCGATATTGTCGCCCGCCTCACCGCGATCCAGCAGCTTGCGGAACATTTCCACGCCGGTGCAGGTGGTCTTCTTGGTGTCGCGGATACCGACGATTTCCAGTTCGTCGCCGACGTTCACAGCACCGCGCTCAACCCGGCCGGTGACAACCGTACCACGGCCAGAGATCGAGAACACGTCCTCGATCGGCATCAGGAAAGGCTGGTCGATGGCGCGTTCCGGGGTCGGGATGTATTCGTCCACGGCCTTCAGCAGCTCACGGATCGAGTTCTCGCCGATTTCCGGGTCACGGCCTTCCAGAGCGGCCAGAGCCGAACCCTTGATGATCGGGATGTCATCGCCGGGATACTCATAAGAAGAGAGCAGCTCGCGCACTTCCATCTCGACCAGTTCCAGCAGTTCCTCGTCATCCACCTGATCGACCTTGTTCAGGTAAACGACCATGTAGGGGATGCCGACCTGACGGCCCAGAAGGATATGCTCACGCGTCTGCGGCATCGGGCCGTCAGCAGCGTTCACCACCAGGATCGCGCCATCCATCTGCGCCGCGCCGGTGATCATGTTCTTCACATAGTCGGCGTGGCCGGGGCAGTCCACATGGGCATAGTGACGGTCATCGGTCTCATACTCGACATGAGCGGTCGAGATGGTGATCCCGCGGGCCTTTTCCTCAGGCGCACCGTCGATCTGGTCATAGGCGCGGAAATCGCCGAAATACTTCGTGATCGCCGCAGTCAGCGTCGTCTTGCCGTGGTCAACATGCCCGATCGTGCCGATGTTGACGTGCGGCTTGTTCCGTTCAAACTTTGCTTTTGCCATTGAGGCCTCCTTGATCGGGGCAGATGGCGGTCCGTTCCCCGGTTTTTGTATCGGACGCGGAGATAAAAGCTGAATCGGGAAAAATCAAGTCCGCACGGATCGCCGGGCATTCTGTCAGCAGCGCGGAACCCCGCGCGGCAAATCGCGTTACTTTTCCGTATCATGCTGCAGGCGCAGCCCGCAGTATCTGTCTCAACTGGAGGACCGAGATGAGTCTCATGAAAACACTTGCCCGCATCGCTGGCGGCGTGATTTTGGCCAAGGGCCTGAGTTCCGCAATGAAGGGCAGTGACCGGAGCCGGTCGGGAAGCGCGACACGCCGGTCGGGCGGCGGGCTGCTTGACCAGCTTCAGCGCAGTACGCAATCCGGATCGTCCGGCAGCCTTGGCGGCTTGCTGGGTGGGCTGCTCGGCGGCAATTCGGGCGGTACAGCCGGTTCGGGCCGCCGCTATGGCGGGCCGAATTCCTCGGGCGCGTCAGGCGGATTGGGCGGTATCCTTGACCAGCTTACCAATACCAACAGTGGCGGAACCCGCCGTGCCGGAAGCCAGGGCGGCAGCATCGGCGATCTGTTGGGTGGATTGCTTGGCGGCACGGCTGCCGGGTCGCTTGCCAGCAAAGGGGCGCAGGACCGCAACGATGCCTCATTCGGCGAGTTGCTGAATGACTCGCTGTCCACCGGTCAGGAACCCGAGGTCGCGCCGACCGCAGAACAGAATGCCGTGGCCGGTCTGATGCTGCGTGCGATGATCCAGGCGGCGAAGGCCGATGGCCGGATCGATGAGGGCGAAAAAGAGCGCCTGCTTGGCGAGCTCGGCGATCTGGACGAAGATGAGCGCCAGTTCGTCCGCGAACAGATGGCGGCCCCGGTCGATGCAGAGGCCTTGGCGCGTGACGTTCCGCAAGGGCTTGAGCCGCAGGTTTATCTCATGTCCATCATGGCGATCGATTTCGACAGCCAGGAAGAGGCACAATATCTGCACAAGCTGGCTCAGGCGCTTGGCCTTCAGCCGCAAACGGTAAACCAGATCCATGACGAGGTCGGTGTACAGAATCTGTACAGCTGACCCAGATAACGTTTGCCGCCTGCCGATGCGGGCGGCAAACGTCAAGAAAAGTTGAGAAGGGTCAACGGGCGCTGCGGCAAGACATTCAATTTATATTCATCTAACCTATGCTAGTGTGACCCCGGCGAACAGATCGCAGAACCAGTCTATCAAGGCCAAACCAAGCTGAACCAAAGCCAGACCAGCCAGATATCAGGACGGATTTACCATGCACAAGCTTATCCTCGCCAGTGCCATCGCTGCCCTTCCCTTCGCTGCCTTCGCGCAGGACGACGATCCGGTCGCTCAGGCGATCAAGGCGCGTCAGGGTTTCTATACCATGCTCGGCGCCAATATGGGCACACTGGCCGCAATGGCACGCGGCGATGTGGAATATGATGAGGCGATGGCCGCGCAGGCTGCCGGAAATATCGAGGCGCTGACACAATATTCCCTGCCCATCCACTTCATCGAAGGCAGCTCTAACGCCGATGTCGAGGGCACGGATGCGCTTCCCGCCATCTGGGAAAATATGGACGATTTCCGCCAGAAATTCGCCGATCTCGGTGAGGCCGCTTCCGGTGCTGGCGACGCGGTGATGGGCGGGCAGGAGAATATCGGTCCGGTTCTTGGACAATTGGGCGGGGCCTGCAAAGCCTGCCACGATTCGTATCGC
This sequence is a window from Paracoccus aerodenitrificans. Protein-coding genes within it:
- the tuf gene encoding elongation factor Tu; this encodes MAKAKFERNKPHVNIGTIGHVDHGKTTLTAAITKYFGDFRAYDQIDGAPEEKARGITISTAHVEYETDDRHYAHVDCPGHADYVKNMITGAAQMDGAILVVNAADGPMPQTREHILLGRQVGIPYMVVYLNKVDQVDDEELLELVEMEVRELLSSYEYPGDDIPIIKGSALAALEGRDPEIGENSIRELLKAVDEYIPTPERAIDQPFLMPIEDVFSISGRGTVVTGRVERGAVNVGDELEIVGIRDTKKTTCTGVEMFRKLLDRGEAGDNIGALLRGIERDGVERGQVLCKPGSVKPHTKFEAEAYILTKEEGGRHTPFFANYRPQFYFRTTDVTGSVTLPEGTEMVMPGDNLKFEVELIAPIAMEEKLRFAIREGGRTVGAGVVAKIIE
- a CDS encoding tellurite resistance TerB family protein; translation: MSLMKTLARIAGGVILAKGLSSAMKGSDRSRSGSATRRSGGGLLDQLQRSTQSGSSGSLGGLLGGLLGGNSGGTAGSGRRYGGPNSSGASGGLGGILDQLTNTNSGGTRRAGSQGGSIGDLLGGLLGGTAAGSLASKGAQDRNDASFGELLNDSLSTGQEPEVAPTAEQNAVAGLMLRAMIQAAKADGRIDEGEKERLLGELGDLDEDERQFVREQMAAPVDAEALARDVPQGLEPQVYLMSIMAIDFDSQEEAQYLHKLAQALGLQPQTVNQIHDEVGVQNLYS
- a CDS encoding c-type cytochrome gives rise to the protein MHKLILASAIAALPFAAFAQDDDPVAQAIKARQGFYTMLGANMGTLAAMARGDVEYDEAMAAQAAGNIEALTQYSLPIHFIEGSSNADVEGTDALPAIWENMDDFRQKFADLGEAASGAGDAVMGGQENIGPVLGQLGGACKACHDSYRD